The Candidatus Dormiibacterota bacterium DNA segment CGATCGCTCGCTGGTACAACCTCGCAGCCTCGCCGTAGTTCTTTTGCGCCGCCCGAACCGAGGCGATCCCGGCGATGCCCTGCACATAACCGGGAAAATCACGGAGCGACCGCTGGTACTGGGCCTCGGCATCCGATAGCTTGCCGGCGTTGAAGTACAGGTTGCCCAGCAGCACCTCGGTGTAGGCAGCGTTCTCCGGCACTGGGCCGCCCGCGCTGATCGCCATCTTCATGGCGTCGATCGCGCCCGGGACATCGCCATATAGTTCCCGGAGGTAGGACACCCGCGAATAGGAACTCAGATCGGGCCGCAGGTTAACCATCAGCTGCAGGGAGTCGATCGCCTCTGGGTACCGACCCAGTTGGGTCTGCGCGTCGCTGATGACGCCGAGCGGACGGGATGCATAGGGGGCAAGCGCGTGAGCCTTTTGACCCCACCTGAGCGCCTCCGCGAACTGATGGCGTGCCAGCGTTAAGGTGCCCATCAGGGTCGTCGCCTCGCTGTCGTCCGGGTCATGGTGGATCGCTGAGCTCAGGAGCTCCTCGACCTTCGGGTAATAAGAGGGATCGCCGACCTCGCGAACTTTCTGCAGGTAGGCTGCGGCCAGTTCGTCCACGGCCATCCAATCGCTGGCGTTAGTGCGGATTCGTTCCTGGTCCCTAACGATGACCTGGTCGCTGGTCAGGTTCAGGGCCTGGGCGGCGCGGCTGGTGCTGGCGGAGCCCGCGGTGGTCGCCTGCGGCTGGGCGCCGCACGCGCTCACGGCGGCGCCGAGCGAAAGGACGATGGCGATTCGAGTCAGGCGCATCAAGGCCTCCGCTGGATGAAGTGACGGGGCCCCCGAAGGAGCCCCGTCCAGGTTGCTGTCGTTTACGGCGAATGTGGGTCGGCGACGTAGGGGAATTCGGTCAAGAGCGGGTCGGCGTCCCGCGCGACGCCATCTCCAAGCGTTGTTGCCATCGCGCCCGGCGTGCACGCTGGAGTGGCGAAGGCGCAGGTCGCGCCGTCGACCGCCTGCAGCTCGATGTCGGTGACGTCGTCACCGAGGCGGCGGCCGTTCGGGAAGCCGTCGTTCTCCTTGGCGAGCGCGCCCAGCCGGTTGACATCGTTGGGATTGGTGTGGGTCGGTGGGACGTCCATGTTGAGGCGGAGCTCATCGCCGGGAACCTGGTTCGGGTTGTTCGGCATGTTGACGCCTTTGATCCCGGTTAGAAAGACCGCGACCAGGTCGGTCCGATTGGTCTCCGGCGCGCCGACCTTGAAAAACGCGTTCAGGTACTTCGCCAGGAGCGGAGACGTGACGCCGCTGAGGAATTGCTTGTCCTCGGCAGGAGTCGTGGCGTTGAAGGTGTCCTTGCCGGCAAGCGGCACGACGACTTCGTTCACGAGGGGATTGCCCAGGCGGGAGACCTGGGTCCAGAAGTGGCCATCGTTCTTCCGGCCGGTATCCAGAGGATTGTTCAGGACTTGCGTCGTCTGGCGCTTGGAGGTCGCCCAGACACCGATAACGGAATCGTTCGGTCCCTTGACCATCGTCTTGGGAACCTGGATCGCGATCGTGTGGGTATTAACCCCTGTCAAGGTATCGACGGCGCCGGTCGCAGCGCCCGTGACGTTCAGCGGACTGAAGATGCCGCCGAGGTTCACGAAAAACGGATCATCGCGCTGCCCGGCGAAGACCGTCATGCCGCTACCGATGTCATGAATCGCAGCCTTTGCCAGTTGGTGGTAGTTGGCGGCGTCGCCGGTCGAATTCTTCCCGACCGCATCCGGTGGGGTCAGCAGGTTGTCGGCGATCTTGCGATTGTCGCCATTCCGCCACAGCGCAACGTCATAGCTCTGGGGGCGGTTCCAGTTTTTGTACGTTTTGGTGCTGGCATCGTATGTGACAGGGCCGGCGGTGTAGAGGAAGGTGGACGGATCGACCGTGGTGGTTTTGAACTGGAAGGAGAAGACGACGTGGTCCTTGGCGTCGCCCACGTTGTCG contains these protein-coding regions:
- a CDS encoding tetratricopeptide repeat protein, which gives rise to MRLTRIAIVLSLGAAVSACGAQPQATTAGSASTSRAAQALNLTSDQVIVRDQERIRTNASDWMAVDELAAAYLQKVREVGDPSYYPKVEELLSSAIHHDPDDSEATTLMGTLTLARHQFAEALRWGQKAHALAPYASRPLGVISDAQTQLGRYPEAIDSLQLMVNLRPDLSSYSRVSYLRELYGDVPGAIDAMKMAISAGGPVPENAAYTEVLLGNLYFNAGKLSDAEAQYQRSLRDFPGYVQGIAGIASVRAAQKNYGEAARLYQRAIEIYPIPQYVIALGDVFGASNNSKRAGETYDLAAAEQALFQANGVDLDQELALFSADHRRNLPAALAAARRAMRDRPNVVTADSLAWTLHEIGNDSEALDASRAARRLGTLDALFFFHSGMIEAKLGMKGQARADLSKALQINPYFSVIHGQEARKTLASLGQT
- a CDS encoding DUF4331 domain-containing protein, with translation MRKQALIAVLGTAAAALTFSPIGASASSHREAPLISQDPVADNTDTYAFVDPVDPSKVDLIANWIPVEVPSGGPNFYSFGDDVLYQIHVDNVGDAKDHVVFSFQFKTTTVDPSTFLYTAGPVTYDASTKTYKNWNRPQSYDVALWRNGDNRKIADNLLTPPDAVGKNSTGDAANYHQLAKAAIHDIGSGMTVFAGQRDDPFFVNLGGIFSPLNVTGAATGAVDTLTGVNTHTIAIQVPKTMVKGPNDSVIGVWATSKRQTTQVLNNPLDTGRKNDGHFWTQVSRLGNPLVNEVVVPLAGKDTFNATTPAEDKQFLSGVTSPLLAKYLNAFFKVGAPETNRTDLVAVFLTGIKGVNMPNNPNQVPGDELRLNMDVPPTHTNPNDVNRLGALAKENDGFPNGRRLGDDVTDIELQAVDGATCAFATPACTPGAMATTLGDGVARDADPLLTEFPYVADPHSP